DNA from Thermoplasma acidophilum DSM 1728:
GGTTCCATACTGGTCTCTCCGGAAATATACATAAGGGCCGGAGAGGAGGTGATACTTCAGGATTATCTCCTGGACAGGGTAACGCAGAGGTTCAACATATTCAATCTCAGGATAAAGGACCTTGAGGAGAAGAACGTAGCGTACAGGATACGCGATATAAGGAGCGCAAACATAGGCACACTCATCAGCGTATCTGGCATAGTCAGGAAGAACACCGAGGTGTTTCCCAAGCTGAAGAACGCTGCCTTCGAATGCAGCAGCTGCCACGGCCTCACGTACGTGGAACAGACGGAGAACAGGCTCAGCGAGCCGCAGGTCTGCGACCACTGCGGACTCTCCAGAGGCAAGGACAAGATATTCTTCAAACTCAGGCCCAACCTATCCGAATTCATAGACGTGCAGAAGGTGGAGATACAGGAGGACCCGGAAACGCTTGAAGGGGGATCGCAGCCTCAGCGCATAACCATCATAACCGAGGACGATCTTGCAGGCTTACTCTACCCGGGAAACAGGGTGATCGTGGACGGCATACTGAGGACGGAGCAGCGCAGGCAGGGAAACATACCGCTGACCGAGTTCTTCACCTACCTGTACGCAATAAACGTCAGGAAGGACGTCAAGGAGCTCGAGAGCGTGAAGATAACCGAAGAGGATAAGAAGAGGATCATCGAGATATCGAAGAAACCCGACATAATAGATGTCATATCCAGATCGATAGCGCCGACGATACACGGCCTGGATATGGTGAAGAAGGCGCTTGCGCTGCAGATGTTCGGCGGTGTACGGAAGGTGATGAAGGACGGCACGACCATGCGCGGCGATATACACATACTTATGGTCGGTGATCCCGGTACCGCCAAATCGCAGCTCCTGAAATACATGGCGGAGGTCTCGCCGAGGGGCATCTTCACCTTCGGCAGGGGGTCAAGCGCTGCCGGCCTCACGGCCGCCGCCGTACGGGATGAGTTCGGAGAGGGAAGATGGACGCTGGAAGCGGGCGCACTGGTCCTCGCGGACAACGGCTTCGTGGCCATCGACGAACTGGACAAGATGGACGAACACGATACCGCTGCGATGCACGAGGCCATGGAGCAGCAGACCGTAACCATATCCAAGGCGGGCATAATGGCAACGCTGAAGGCCCGCGCATCCGTGCTTGCAGCTGCCAACCCGAAGTTCGGCAGGTACGACCTGAACAGGAACCTCGCCGAGCAGATCAACTTTCCCCTTCCGCTGCTCTCAAGGTTCGATGTCATATTCAAGATGGTCGATCATCCGAACAAGGACAGCGACAGCAGGCTTGCAGAGCACGTGCTGAAGGCGCACAGGATCGGCGAGATCTACAGGAGCATAGAGCACAGCGATGCCGACATCGAAATTGACGAGCAGGGCTTCGAACCGGAGATCGACAAGGACACGCTCAGGAAGTACGTGGCATACGCAAGGAACAATGTCTTTCCAAGGCTCAGCGACGAGGCAATAGCCATACTCCAGGATCAGTACGTCAAGACCAGGAGCACGTCGCACGATGCAATACCCATAACCGTGAGGCAGCTTGAATCCACCATAAGGCTCGCTGAAGCCGCGGCCCGTGCCAGGCTGTCCACGATCGTAACGGTAGAGGACGCCCTGCTGGCGAAGAAGATCGTCGATTACTACCTGATGGATGTGTCCATGGACAATGGAAAGATGGATATCGACATCATATATACGGGAGCAAGTTCGAAGCAGAGGAATGATATGGAAACTGTCCTTGATATAATAAAGCAGCTGAAGTCGGAAAAGGGCATGGCCGAGGTCGCTGACGTCATAAACGTGGCCATGAGCAGGGGCATGACTCAGAAGAAGGCTGAGGAAGCTTTGCTTAAGCTGAAGAACGCGGGCCAGATATTCGAGAAATCCTACGGAAAGATCGACGTGATAAGTTGAAGATAGTGATGAAGATCAGCGAGGTGCGCGGTGAGATACTCCTCGCTGCAGCCGACGCCGACATTGTCGGCAAGAAGTTCCGTGAGAAGAACCTGCACATAGAGGTTTACCCGTCGTTCTACGGCGAGGTGAGGGTAACCGATGAGATGTTCATATCTTCGATGAACATCTGCACCATAGCGAACCTCGTCGGGGAATACACGATAGGCGTTGCCATTGATGCAGGTTTCATAGAGAAGGACAACATACTGTACATACAGAAGGTACCGTATGCGCAGTATGCAAAGATATTCCAGTGATGGCCATGATGGCGAAGCACCAGGCTGTGAAGAAGATATTCGATCAGATCGCTACAAAGTACGACCTCATCGACACAATAATAAGCCTCGGCCTTGACCAGCACTGGAGGCGCGTTCTGGTCAGCAGCCTTGGCCTCAGGGAGGGCATGCGCTGCCTTGACTGCGGGGCCGGCAGCGGCAAGGTTACGGAGCTCATATACTTCAGGTGCGGAGGCTGCGATGTCACCGCCCTGGACATAACGGACAGCATGTTCAATCCGGAGCTGAAGAAGTACGTCAAATTCGTGGTATCGCCCGCAGAATCGCTCCCCTTCCCGGACGCGTCCTTCGACCGGGTCTCATCGGCCTTCCTTACCAGGAACCTGGCGGACATCGACAGGTACTTTGCCGAGGTCTACAGGGTGCTCAGGCCGGGCGGCGTATTCGTCAACATGGACATATACAATCCGACAAGGCCAGTCATATCGGAATTCTTCTCCCTGTACTTCTACAGGTTCGTGCCCTTCTTCGGGAACAGGGCAACGGGATCGAAGAATTACACGTACCTGGCGAACACAGTAAAGTACTTCCACAGGCCATCCGTCATAAGCCAGAAGCTTGCGGACAGGGGGTTCAGCGTTGAGGCAACAGACCTGTTCTTCGGCGCGGTTTACCTGCACAGATCGGTCAAGCCGGAGGGGAGGGGCTGAAGAATTGAATATTTATGCATAAATTAAATGCATAAATGCTTATATATTATGCATATATC
Protein-coding regions in this window:
- a CDS encoding minichromosome maintenance protein MCM, producing MISSEVSEDRIKDLWRDFFRLYGYSDEINRIHQEYPEVRTLYVSFRDLEDYNWQFAGSILVSPEIYIRAGEEVILQDYLLDRVTQRFNIFNLRIKDLEEKNVAYRIRDIRSANIGTLISVSGIVRKNTEVFPKLKNAAFECSSCHGLTYVEQTENRLSEPQVCDHCGLSRGKDKIFFKLRPNLSEFIDVQKVEIQEDPETLEGGSQPQRITIITEDDLAGLLYPGNRVIVDGILRTEQRRQGNIPLTEFFTYLYAINVRKDVKELESVKITEEDKKRIIEISKKPDIIDVISRSIAPTIHGLDMVKKALALQMFGGVRKVMKDGTTMRGDIHILMVGDPGTAKSQLLKYMAEVSPRGIFTFGRGSSAAGLTAAAVRDEFGEGRWTLEAGALVLADNGFVAIDELDKMDEHDTAAMHEAMEQQTVTISKAGIMATLKARASVLAAANPKFGRYDLNRNLAEQINFPLPLLSRFDVIFKMVDHPNKDSDSRLAEHVLKAHRIGEIYRSIEHSDADIEIDEQGFEPEIDKDTLRKYVAYARNNVFPRLSDEAIAILQDQYVKTRSTSHDAIPITVRQLESTIRLAEAAARARLSTIVTVEDALLAKKIVDYYLMDVSMDNGKMDIDIIYTGASSKQRNDMETVLDIIKQLKSEKGMAEVADVINVAMSRGMTQKKAEEALLKLKNAGQIFEKSYGKIDVIS
- a CDS encoding DUF424 domain-containing protein, with amino-acid sequence MMKISEVRGEILLAAADADIVGKKFREKNLHIEVYPSFYGEVRVTDEMFISSMNICTIANLVGEYTIGVAIDAGFIEKDNILYIQKVPYAQYAKIFQ
- a CDS encoding class I SAM-dependent methyltransferase, which encodes MMAKHQAVKKIFDQIATKYDLIDTIISLGLDQHWRRVLVSSLGLREGMRCLDCGAGSGKVTELIYFRCGGCDVTALDITDSMFNPELKKYVKFVVSPAESLPFPDASFDRVSSAFLTRNLADIDRYFAEVYRVLRPGGVFVNMDIYNPTRPVISEFFSLYFYRFVPFFGNRATGSKNYTYLANTVKYFHRPSVISQKLADRGFSVEATDLFFGAVYLHRSVKPEGRG